In one window of Deltaproteobacteria bacterium DNA:
- a CDS encoding PAS domain S-box protein, producing MTFVNGSYSRFRGMPAERLIGSYFPDNLRERDREDLRNLLASLAPEDPIGLFEARARAARGTEHWQSWTHRGLFNDVGELVEIQSVGRDITERKAAEELLARSNAELQQFAYVASHDLQEPLRMVSGFLQLLEKRHGDRLDREAEEYIRLALDGMDRMRRLISDLLEYSRVRRDLAEFRELDLTAAIRDALRTLGAAITDSDAVVDVGQLPAIRGDEILIARLFQNLLGNALKFRSPDRPPQIAVLAGTDTTTVTIEVRDNGVGFEPHFAERIFTMFTRLHPRSKYEGTGIGLAVCRKIVEIHGGTIRAESEPGVGSSFFMTLPASIPVP from the coding sequence TTGACGTTCGTGAACGGGAGCTACAGCCGGTTTCGCGGCATGCCCGCCGAGCGCCTCATCGGCTCTTATTTCCCGGACAATCTGCGGGAGCGCGATCGCGAGGACCTGCGCAACCTGCTCGCGTCGCTCGCGCCGGAGGACCCGATCGGACTCTTTGAAGCCCGGGCAAGGGCCGCGCGCGGAACGGAACACTGGCAATCGTGGACCCATCGCGGGCTTTTCAACGACGTCGGCGAACTCGTCGAAATCCAGTCCGTCGGCCGCGACATCACGGAACGCAAAGCCGCGGAGGAGTTGCTCGCGCGTTCGAATGCGGAACTGCAACAGTTCGCCTACGTCGCCAGTCACGATCTCCAGGAGCCGCTGCGGATGGTCTCGGGATTCCTGCAACTGCTCGAGAAGCGTCACGGGGATCGCCTCGACCGTGAAGCCGAGGAGTACATCCGCCTGGCGCTGGACGGCATGGATCGGATGCGCAGGCTCATTTCCGACCTGCTCGAATATTCCCGCGTCCGTCGGGACCTCGCGGAATTTCGCGAATTGGATCTTACCGCCGCGATCCGGGATGCGCTCCGCACGCTCGGCGCCGCGATCACCGATTCCGACGCCGTCGTGGATGTCGGGCAGCTACCGGCGATTCGGGGAGATGAAATCCTGATCGCGCGTCTCTTTCAGAACCTTCTCGGCAACGCGTTGAAGTTCCGTTCGCCCGATCGGCCCCCGCAAATCGCCGTTCTTGCCGGCACCGACACGACGACCGTGACCATCGAGGTGAGGGACAACGGCGTGGGATTCGAGCCGCATTTCGCGGAACGAATCTTCACGATGTTCACGCGCCTGCATCCGCGTTCGAAATACGAAGGCACCGGGATCGGGCTCGCGGTCTGCCGCAAGATCGTCGAAATCCACGGAGGGACGATTCGGGCCGAGTCCGAGCCCGGCGTCGGATCTTCGTTTTTCATGACGTTACCCGCCAGCATCCCTGTGCCGTGA